The following proteins are encoded in a genomic region of Oncorhynchus kisutch isolate 150728-3 linkage group LG4, Okis_V2, whole genome shotgun sequence:
- the chchd1 gene encoding small ribosomal subunit protein mS37, whose amino-acid sequence MAMQGGTALQEKVSRMLSRKHKKPVLKPNKPLVLKDEVANRKIKKGEATCVTEMSMMMACWKQNNFVDTLCSNEMQTFYKCVEKAQIAVKNKSEQHTIGQSGRLQPKQATILLKRYPNLHVEI is encoded by the exons ATGGCGATGCAAGGTGGGACTGCACTTCAGGAGAAGGTCAGTCGGATGTTGAGCAGAAAGCATAAAAAGCCCGTTCTGAAACCCAACAAGCCGCTTGTTCTGAAAGATGAGGTCGCCAACAGGAAAATTAAGAAAGGGG AGGCCACATGCGTCACAGAGATGTCCATGATGATGGCGTgctggaagcagaacaacttcgTCGACACCCTCTGCTCCAATGAAATGCAGACCTTCTATAAGTGTGTTGAGAAAGCCCAG ATTGCAGTGAAAAACAAATCAGAGCAACACACCATCGGCCAGAGTGGACGCCTTCAACCCAAACAAGCTACTATCCTGCTGAAAAGATACCCCAACTTACACGTAGAAATCTAG